In Erigeron canadensis isolate Cc75 chromosome 7, C_canadensis_v1, whole genome shotgun sequence, one DNA window encodes the following:
- the LOC122607293 gene encoding probable mediator of RNA polymerase II transcription subunit 26b, translating to MAASKSGERMDYWRDYFKSSNGDIFEIINKAILVAASDYPKEFRFKRDCIAQTLYSCKLIKCIGCDKVDIGVGFSINDDDNCKNVNVCDDHQVGDYNYRVAEALNDEIEAESQIFGEVLRIKEIVDSSQDESESVLYNSLRKLQLMDISVETLKATEIGKSVNVLRKHASKDVSSIATTLIKLWKDMVDEWVRATEKTVVSEATPESLNPSVLDEEEGLPSPPLDDLAFFYPHSSMELSEFFDGVEEYGNPGNSGGFNKNYNGPKGNQQKPSNVPTTVRKDEPNTKLKKKQPTIVKPIKPLATESGPARQTKPNMERKLENVPKRPQQNNQRQSGEVTTQDKFEAAKRKLQERYQQAENVKKQRTIQVMELQDLPKPKGLPIRNHQNVRPGSNHNRRR from the exons ATGGCAGCTTCAAAATCTGGTGAAAGAATGGATTATTGGAGGGATTATTTTAAGTCATCAAATGGtgatatatttgaaataataaACAAAGCAATTTTAGTAGCTGCTTCAGATTATCCAAAAGAATTTAGATTTAAGAGAGATTGTATTGCACAaactttgtattcttgtaaATTGATCAAGTGTATTGGATGTGATAAAGTCGATATAGGTGTCGGATTTTCgataaatgatgatgataattgtAAAAATGTTAATGTGTGTGATGATCATCAAGTTGGTGATTATAATTATAGAGTTGCAGAAGCTTTGAATGATGAAATTGAAGCTGAATCTCAAATTTTTGGTGAAGTTTTGAGGATCAAAGAGATTGTTGATAGCAGTCAAGATGAG TCTGAATCAGTGTTGTATAACTCGTTGAGGAAGCTTCAGTTGATGGATATATCTGTAGAAACTCTTAAG GCAACTGAGATTGGAAAATCTGTCAATGTTCTTCGGAAACATGCATCAAAGGATGTTAGCAGCATTGCAACGACGCTCATTAA ATTATGGAAAGATATGGTGGATGAATGGGTTAGGGCTACAGAAAAGACAGTGGTTTCTGAAGCTACTCCAGAGTCACTAAACCCGTCTGTTCTTGATGAAGAAGAAGGCCTTCCGTCTCCTCCTCTTGATGATCTGGCTTTCTTTTATCCTCACTCGTCAATGGAGCTATCTGAG TTCTTTGACGGAGTGGAAGAGTACGGAA ATCCTGGAAACAGTGGGGGATTCAACAAGAACTATAATGGGCCGAAAGGGAATCAGCAAAAACCATCAAATGTCCCAACTACTGTTCGTAAGGATGAGCCCAACacaaaattaaagaagaaacaaCCAACTATTGTGAAGCCAATCAAACCTTTGGCTACCGAATCTGGACCAGCAAGACAGACCAAACCTAACATGGAAAGAAAGTTGGAAAATGTTCCAAAGAGACCTCAACAAAAT AACCAAAGGCAATCGGGGGAAGTCACAACTCAAGACAAATTTGAAGCTGCAAAGAGAAAGCTCCAAGAACGGTATCAACAAGCGGAGAATG TAAAAAAACAGAGAACAATACAAGTGATGGAACTACAAGATCTGCCAAAGCCCAAGGGTTTACCCATAAGAAATCATCAGAATGTTAGGCCTGGGAGCAACCACAACAGACGCCGTTAA
- the LOC122609166 gene encoding uncharacterized protein LOC122609166, with product MGYPELTVFCNQYLRPQNTFTELVNLTNLHSNSLTNFCGDVNRIEIEAEAESEYSEPMVLIGMYISVASIICILAMALDLFNGFRNKNFWFPTKYFPLNAASITVITVAMKLPVDMTSPMPGRLDQIGKFGSLTFMFTIMSNLMPSLASMDNKSLVSNIVALSILVITLSVNAIIQIRTHVIGLYDLVGCRSWFSFFVSVLMIILPYIYLCMLLFLLIIFISSAITIPTSKRILEIKYQAIRKTILVDQNQQQNHLISSVDELRLLVKKYWIMAETGSPQFVMASNPLSSACSVICVISLVLYIFAVLFLVLFQGGPYLSLTKTTSVYKWSMIAIVVTQFIGVFVGSIAPIFRCFTFLSFKSSIANKEKRNQILVFKVDKYWTQTLFEWKESRIISVLSSGRRSKALLHRLKNRILSEEDVVV from the exons ATGGGCTATCCTGAATTAACTGTGTTTTGTAACCAATATCTCCGGCCTCAAAATACTTTTACAGAACTTGTTAACCTCACCAACCTCCATTCGAACTCTTTAACGAATTTCTGTGGTGATGTAAACCGAATTGAAATCGAGGCAGAGGCTGAGAGTGAGTATAGCGAACCCATGGTGTTAATTGGGATGTACATTTCAGTAGCATCCATAATTTGCATATTAGCCATGGCACTCGATTTGTTCAACGGTTTCAGAAACAAAAACTTTTGGTTTCCTACTAAATATTTTCCACTCAACGCCGCCTCCATCACAGTTATAACAGTGGCTATGAAATTGCCCGTTGATATGACTAGTCCAATGCCCGGTCGGTTAGACCAAATTGGCAAGTTTGGAAGTCTTACATTTATGTTCACAATCATGTCTAACTTAATGCCTTCTTTGGCATCTATGGACAATAAGTCACTTGTTTCAAATATCGTAGCGTTATCCATTCTCGTTATCACACTCTCCGTGAATGCCATCATTCAGATTAGGACTCACGTAATCGGTCTTTATGATCTTGTTGGTTGTCGTAGCTGGTTTTCATTCTTCGTGAGTGTTCTCATGATAATCTTACCATACATCTATTTGTGTATGTTACTTTTCTTACTAATAATATTCATCTCTTCTGCTATAACAATTCCAACTTCAAAAAGAATTTTAGAAATCAAGTATCAAGCCATTAGAAAAACAATATTGGTGGatcaaaatcaacaacaaaACCACCTAATATCTAGTGTTGATGAGCTAAGATTACTTGTGAAAAAATATTGGATTATGGCAGAAACTGGTAGCCCTCAATTCGTGATGGCTAGTAATCCGTTATCCTCTGCTTGTAGCGTAATATGTGTTATTAGTTTGGTCTTGTACATCTTTGCGGTGTTGTTTTTAGTCTTGTTCCAAGGTGGTCCATACCTTAGTTTAACTAAAACCACATCAGTGTATAAATGGTCAATGATAGCCATTGTCGTTACACAGTTCATTGGAGTCTTCGTGGGTTCCATTGCCCCAATATTTCGATGTTTTACTTTCTTGAGCTTCAAATCATCTATTGCTAATAAGGAGAAGAGGAACcagattttggtttttaaagtgGACAAGTATTGGACTCAAACGTTGTTTGAATGGAAAGAAAGTCGTATAATTAGTGTTTTGTCAAGTGGGCGTAGATCAAAAGCTCTGCTTCATAGATTGAAAAACCGTATTCTAAG TGAAGAAGATGTTGTCGTTTAA
- the LOC122608306 gene encoding uncharacterized protein LOC122608306: MMIKIFNLRFPTIEHVNSWSLPIISLTCITIALPNIEKDRVDDLFKSVGEGLLYTHLVEKILNKESMYVNIRRATLELWHEVEVNHKWLNNTLERNAYKEKTPRDIITSFAQIAENVLDEFINTSSTNGDHLMENENLPPKVIVANSMYRIAKTIESNNSNIVDEEELFTQLCGMIADILATCFTNIPRAISMRCHESTVIEEREARVAAAIDFLGRTTEIIERLENRRLPNMDHEKMAYIDEWRLHFKRP, from the coding sequence ATGATGATCAAAATTTTCAATCTCAGATTTCCAACAATTGAACATGTTAATAGTTGGAGCTTACCAATAATAAGCTTAACATGCATCACTATTGCTTTACCAAATATTGAAAAAGACAGAGTTGATGATTTGTTCAAAAGTGTTGGTGAAGGTCTTTTGTACACTCACCTAGTGGAAAAAATCCTAAATAAGGAATCTATGTATGTGAATATTAGAAGGGCAACCTTGGAATTATGGCATGAGGTTGAAGTtaaccacaagtggttaaacAACACTTTGGAGAGAAATgcttataaagaaaaaaccccaagagaTATTATTACTTCATTTGCTCAAATTGCAGAAAATGTTCTGGATGAATTTATCAACACAAGTAGTACTAATGGAGATCATCTCATGGAGAACGAGAACCTTCCGCCAAAGGTTATCGTTGCCAACTCAATGTATCGTATTGCAAAAACGATTGAAAGCAACAACTCAAACATTGTTGATGAAGAGGAGTTGTTTACACAACTATGTGGCATGATTGCAGACATATTAGCTACATGCTTCACCAACATACCACGCGCCATATCTATGAGATGTCACGAAAGCACAGTAATAGAAGAACGAGAGGCTAGAGTTGCGGCCGCAATTGACTTTCTTGGACGGACTACAGAGATAATAGAAAGACTTGAAAATCGCCGACTACCGAACATGGATCATGAGAAGATGGCATATATCGACGAGTGGCGTCTTCACTTTAAGCGTCCTTAA